In Flavobacterium gelatinilyticum, a genomic segment contains:
- a CDS encoding Imm19 family immunity protein — translation MNKQIQIEELSNNTFFWKYYFCWSRGYDEKEEINIDEVLEVVDTNEEEAYAWERTFFNEEDIEENPRYVTGKINDNLNFAVEFAEYEINFFLNDIYIGNLGGHFEAWFFTLEELLAFEKHPNLFLLFLPMTGITEDQRDILKPFIVKHLETIPKFEPHSEYLADCILNGLIMESPFQETAGIGLTNNQNHSVRNITDYPRYKEEVTELNKILMTQK, via the coding sequence ATGAACAAACAAATACAAATAGAAGAACTCAGCAACAATACTTTTTTCTGGAAATATTATTTCTGCTGGTCGCGTGGTTACGATGAAAAAGAAGAAATAAATATTGATGAGGTCTTGGAGGTTGTAGACACTAATGAAGAAGAAGCTTACGCTTGGGAAAGAACATTTTTTAATGAGGAAGATATCGAAGAAAATCCAAGATACGTTACGGGAAAAATAAACGATAATTTAAATTTTGCAGTTGAATTTGCAGAATACGAAATCAACTTTTTTCTGAATGATATTTATATCGGAAATCTAGGCGGTCATTTTGAAGCCTGGTTTTTTACATTAGAAGAATTACTGGCTTTTGAAAAACATCCAAACCTGTTTCTTCTTTTTTTACCAATGACAGGAATAACAGAAGATCAAAGAGATATTCTAAAGCCTTTTATAGTCAAACATCTGGAAACCATTCCGAAATTTGAACCCCATTCTGAATATCTGGCAGATTGTATTTTAAATGGTTTAATCATGGAATCACCATTTCAGGAAACTGCAGGAATAGGTTTAACCAATAATCAAAACCACAGCGTACGTAATATAACTGATTATCCGCGTTATAAAGAAGAGGTAACAGAACTAAATAAAATTCTGATGACTCAGAAATAG